The Aliivibrio fischeri genome contains a region encoding:
- a CDS encoding HlyD family secretion protein, translated as MDLLLILTYTALCIAVFKIFNIPLNKWTVPTAGLGGVVLVGTLVLLMNYNHPFTQFGGQFYVTTPIVPSVRGKVIEVNVTPNQPVAAGDVLFKIDPIPFQAEVIRKQAALSEAEQAALQLESVYKSAQSNTIKATADKDKAYREFKRYEKGYKKGAFTAQQLDTRKQTYKASEATLESVQAQEQQAKLALESEINGENTTVARMRAELEQAQFNLDETIVKAPTDGYVTQMALRPGMMAVPIPLRPVMTFVHTEDQYFVGAFRQNSLQRLRAGFEAEFLFRAIPGRVFKGEVVEVIPAIGEGQIQASGALLGTNAIRTNGRALVKLKLTDDVSEFHLPAGSNAEISVYSDSFEHVSIMRKVLIRMKSWQNYLYLDH; from the coding sequence ATGGATTTATTGCTTATTTTGACGTACACCGCGTTATGTATTGCGGTATTTAAAATCTTTAATATTCCACTAAACAAATGGACAGTGCCTACCGCAGGTTTAGGCGGCGTTGTATTAGTTGGAACTCTAGTTCTATTAATGAACTACAACCACCCATTTACTCAATTTGGTGGACAATTTTATGTAACCACGCCAATTGTTCCAAGTGTTAGAGGCAAAGTTATCGAGGTTAACGTTACACCAAACCAACCTGTTGCCGCTGGTGATGTTTTATTCAAAATTGACCCAATTCCTTTTCAAGCTGAAGTTATTCGTAAACAAGCTGCTTTAAGTGAAGCTGAACAAGCAGCACTTCAGTTAGAATCAGTTTATAAGTCAGCACAATCAAACACAATAAAAGCGACAGCAGATAAAGATAAAGCCTATCGTGAATTTAAACGTTATGAAAAAGGCTATAAAAAAGGTGCTTTCACTGCTCAACAACTTGATACTCGTAAACAAACATACAAAGCTTCTGAAGCAACATTAGAATCGGTTCAAGCTCAAGAGCAGCAAGCAAAGCTTGCACTAGAGTCTGAAATAAACGGTGAAAACACTACTGTAGCTCGTATGCGTGCAGAGTTAGAACAAGCGCAATTTAATCTTGACGAAACAATTGTAAAAGCACCAACAGATGGGTATGTAACTCAAATGGCGCTACGTCCTGGTATGATGGCAGTCCCTATTCCACTTCGTCCTGTAATGACGTTTGTACATACAGAAGATCAATACTTTGTAGGTGCTTTCAGACAAAACTCATTACAACGATTACGAGCAGGATTCGAAGCTGAGTTTCTTTTTAGAGCGATTCCTGGACGTGTATTTAAAGGGGAAGTTGTAGAAGTGATCCCTGCTATTGGTGAAGGTCAAATACAAGCATCTGGTGCGCTTTTAGGAACAAATGCTATTCGTACAAACGGTCGAGCATTAGTAAAACTGAAACTGACTGATGATGTATCCGAATTTCACCTCCCAGCGGGTTCAAATGCTGAAATTTCCGTTTACTCTGATAGCTTCGAACATGTGTCGATTATGCGTAAAGTATTAATTCGTATGAAGTCTTGGCAAAACTATCTATACCTTGACCACTAA
- a CDS encoding DUF3302 domain-containing protein has translation MFLDYFALGLLVFVALVIFYGIIVIHDIPYEIAHKRNHPHSDAIHVAGWVSLFTLHVLWPFLWIWATLWREDRGWGFHKIENNQLELQTRVNHLNDQVELLTEKLSQIEVNQVKQAPQKPSQEEQA, from the coding sequence ATGTTTTTAGATTATTTTGCACTTGGTTTATTGGTCTTCGTTGCCCTTGTCATTTTCTATGGCATCATTGTCATTCATGATATTCCTTATGAGATAGCTCACAAACGCAACCACCCACATTCTGATGCAATTCATGTCGCTGGCTGGGTAAGTCTGTTTACTCTCCATGTTTTATGGCCATTTCTTTGGATCTGGGCAACGCTATGGCGTGAAGATCGTGGTTGGGGCTTCCATAAAATCGAAAACAATCAATTAGAGCTACAAACTCGTGTTAATCATCTTAATGACCAAGTAGAGCTATTAACTGAAAAACTCTCTCAAATAGAAGTCAATCAAGTTAAACAGGCGCCTCAAAAACCATCTCAAGAGGAGCAAGCATAA